The Oncorhynchus nerka isolate Pitt River linkage group LG24, Oner_Uvic_2.0, whole genome shotgun sequence genome has a window encoding:
- the LOC115107527 gene encoding tripartite motif-containing protein 16-like encodes MYFKGCGVLSLQSELISSWPLSNTTPSRGSECTCSHTEPGSECGKMAEAMDSISCSICLDTQKDPVTIPCGHSYCMGCMKGYWDQDNQKGVYSCPLCKESFFPRPVLRKNTLLAELVEKLKERLEVASPVHYYAGSGDVECDFCTGRKLKAVMSCLGCLASYCETHLQPHHESPAFKKHKLIKASTQLQEKICSRHDKLLEVYCRTHQQFICYQCLLDEHKGHDTVSVAAERTEKQRQLENKRQKSQQRIQKREKEMQEVRQSTKSLKFSVQAAIEDTERIFTELMRSIERSCSKVKELIRAQEKMQVILAEELLEQLKQEVAELRRRDAELEQLSNTEDHIHFLQSFKSLSDPPGSEIITVNQSISFEGVKTLLSGLKKQLEDVFKKEMTKVPGLDQLTLDPNTVHNRLCLSEGNRKVTWSSRFQSYPDHPDRFTSHQQVLCSKGLSGACYWEVEWRGFEVYIAVSYKGISRKCGEECLFGQNDQSWCLICSHSGCSFYHNDKKTVIRVPYSSRVGVYLDHKAGTLSFYNISDTMILLHRVQTKFTQPLYPGLGFQHGIHFGFGPSVKILSLTQKGTLK; translated from the coding sequence ATGTATTTTAAGGGGTGTGGAGTTTTGTCTCTCCAATCAGAGCTAATCTCTTCTTGGCCTCTATCCAACACCACACCCTCTAGAGGTTCAGAgtgcacatgctcacacacagaaCCAGGAAGTGAGTGCGGCAAAATGGCAGAAGCTATGGACTCGATCAGTTGTTCGATTTGTCTGGATACACAGAAGGATCCAGTGACTATTCCCTGTGGGCACAGCTACTGCATGGGCTGTATGAAAGGTTACTGGGATCAGGATAATCAGAAGGGTGTCTACAGCTGCCCACTGTGCAAGGAAAGCTTTTTTCCTCGACCAGTTCTGAGGAAAAACACTCTGCTGGCTGAATTAGTGGAAAAACTGAAGGAAAGACTTGAAGTTGCTTCTCCAGTTCACTATTATGCTGGATCTGGAGATGTGGAGTGTGACTTCTGCACTGGGAGAAAACTCAAAGCCGTCATGTCCTGTCTGGGGTGTCTGGCCTCTTACTGTGAGACTCACCTCCAGCCTCACCATGAATCTCCTGCTTTCAAGAAGCACAAGCTGATCAAAGCCTCCACACAACTACAAGAGAAGATCTGCTCTCGTCATGACAAACTGTTAGAGGTTTACTGCCGCACCCATCAGCAGTTTATCTGTTATCAGTGTTTATTAGATGAACATAAAGGCCACGATACAGTCTCAGTTGCAGCAGAAAGGACTGAGAAACAAAGGCAGTTGGAGAACAAAAGGCAGAAATCCCAGCAGAGAatccagaagagagagaaggagatgcagGAGGTGAGACAGTCTACGAAGTCACTCAAGTTCTCTGTTCAGGCAGCGATAGAGGACACTGAGAGGATATTTACTGAGCTGATGCGCTCCATTGAACGAAGTTGCTCTAAGGTGAAGGAGTTGATCAGAGCCCAGGAGAAGATGCAAGTGATTCTGGCTGAAGAACTCCTGGAGCAATTGAAGCAGGAGGTCGCTGAGTTGAGGAGGAGAGACGCTGAGTTGGAGCAGCTCTCAAACACAGAGGATCATATCCATTTCCTCCAGAGTTTCaagtctctctctgaccctcctgGATCTGAGATCATCACTGTCAACCAAAGCATCTCCTTTGAGGGTGTAAAGACATTACTCTCTGGGCTGAAAAAGCAACTAGAAGATGTATTTAAGAAGGAAATGACCAAGGTACCTGGACTGGATCAGCTTACATTGGATCCCAACACAGTACATAACCGTCTGTGTCTATCTGAggggaacagaaaggtgacatggagTTCTAGGTTCCAGTCCTATCCTGACCATCCAGACAGATTTACCTCACACCAACAGGTCCTATGTAGCAAGGGTCTGTCTGGAGCCTGCTACTGGGAGGTTGAGTGGAGAGGGTTTGAGGTTTATATAGCTGTCTCATATAAAGGCATCAGCAGGAAATGCGGAGAGGAGTGTTTGTTTGGACAGAATGATCAATCCTGGTGTTTAATCTGCTCTCACTCGGGCTGTTCTTTCTACCACAATGATAAAAAGACTGTCATACGtgtcccctactcctccagaGTAGGAGTGTACCTAGACCACAAGGCAGGGACTCTGTCCTTTTACAACATCTCTGATACGATGATCCTCCTCCACAGAGTCCAGACCAAATTCACTCAGCCCCTCTATCCTGGGCTTGGATTTCAGCATGGGATCCATTTTGGTTTTGGACCATCTGTTAAGATACTTTCATTGACACAGAAAGGAACTTTGAAATAA
- the LOC115107528 gene encoding eukaryotic translation initiation factor 5-like, whose translation MSVNVNRSVLDQFYRYKMPRIIAKVEGKGNGIKTVIVNMTDVAKSLNRPPTYPTKFFGCELGAQTQFDAKNDRFIVNGSHEANKLQDMLDGFIRKFVLCPECDNPETDLHINAKKQTIGNSCKACGYRGMLDTRHKLCTFILRNPPEDTGSVKKKEKKSKKKDKENGSSDGEASNHNDIDAPDAVDGDDDDQDWGEETTEEAQQRRMEEISAHAKNLTLSEDLEKPLEERVNLFYNFVKQKKEDGAVDSSDKEILAEAERLDVKDTAPLILTELLMDENIRDQIKKYKRHFLRFTHNNKKAQKYLLGGFECLVKLHQAQLLPRVPIVLKDLYDADLLEEDVILAWAEKVSKKYVSKELAKEIHAKAAPFVKWLKEAEEESEGSGADEEEDDNVEVVYSSSARELKVETVTPEKPAEEEDDLDIDAI comes from the exons ATGTCCGTCAACGTCAACCGCAGCGTGTTGGATCAGTTCTACCGATACAAGATGCCCCGTATAATCGCCAAG GTGGAAGGCAAGGGGAATGGTATAAAGACTGTTATAGTCAACATGACTGACGTTGCCAAGTCTCTGAATAGGCCTCCCACCT ATCCCACCAAGTTCTTTGGTTGTGAGTTGGGTGCCCAGACCCAGTTTGACGCCAAGAACGACCGCTTCATCGTCAATGGGTCGCACGAAGCGAACAAACTGCAGGACATGCTGGACGGCTTCATCCGCAAGTTTGTGCTGTGTCCCGAATGTGACAATCCCGAAACTGACCTG CACATCAACGCCAAGAAACAAACCATCGGGAACTCCTGCAAGGCCTGCGGCTACAGGGGTATGCTGGACACGCGACACAAGCTCTGCACGTTCATCCTCAGGAACCCACCAG AGGACACTGGGTCTGtcaagaagaaggagaagaagagcaAGAAGAAGGACAAGGAGAACGGCTCCAGTGATGGAGAAGCCTCCAACCACAACGACATAGATGCCCCTGATGCTGTG GACGGTGACGATGATGACCAGGACTGGGGGGAAGAGACGACAGAGGAGGCCCAGCAGCGCCGGATGGAGGAGATCAGCGCGCATGCTAAGAACCTGACCCTCAGCGAGGACCTGGAGAAACCCCTGGAAGAGAGGGTCAACCTCTTCTACAACTTTGTCAAG CAAAAGAAGGAGGATGGTGCCGTCGACTCCTCGGATAAAGAGATCCTGGCGGAGGCGGAGCGTCTGGACGTGAAGGACACGGCCCCGCTgatcctgacagagctgctgaTGGACGAGAACATCCGTGACCAGATCAAGAAGTACAAACGACACTTCCTCAGA TTTACCCACAACAACAAGAAGGCCCAGAAGTACCTCCTGGGGGGCTTTGAGTGTCTGGTGAAACTGCACCAGGCCCAGCTTCTGCCCCGCGTGCCAATCGTCCTCAAAGACCTGTACGACGCTGACCTGCTTGAGGAGGATGTCATCCTGGCCTGGGCTGAGAAG GTGTCCAAGAAGTATGTGTCCAAAGAGCTGGCCAAAGAGATCCACGCCAAGGCTGCGCCCTTCGTCAAGTGGCTTAAGGAGGCGGAAGAGGAGAGCGAGGGCAGCGGCGcggatgaggaggaagatgatAACGTGGAG GTGGTCTACTCGTCCTCTGCCCGCGAGCTGAAAGTGGAGACTGTGACACCAGAGAAGCCCGCTGAGGAAGAGGACGACCTTGACATCGACGCCATCTAG